Below is a genomic region from Brassica oleracea var. oleracea cultivar TO1000 chromosome C9, BOL, whole genome shotgun sequence.
NNNNNNNNNNNNNNNNNNNNNNNNNNNNNNNNNNNNNNNNNNNNNNNNNNNNNNNNNNNNNNNNNNNNNNNNNNNNNNNNNNNNNNNNNNNNNNNNNNNNNNNNNNNNNNNNNNNNNNNNNNNNNNNNNNNNNNNNNNNNNNNNNNNNNNNNNNNNNNNNNNNNNNNNNNNNNNNNNNNNNNNNNNNNNNNNNNNNNNNNNNNNNNNNNNNNNNNNNNNNNNNNNNNNNNNNNNNNNNNNNNNNNNNNNNNNNNNNNNNNNNNNNNNNNNNNNNNNNNNNNNNNNNNNNNNNNNNNNNNNNNNNNNNNNNNNNNNNNNNNNNNNNNNNNNNNNNNNNNNNNNNNNNNNNNNNNNNNNNNNNNNNNNNNNNNNNNNNNNNNNNNNNNNNNNNNNNNNNNNNNNNNNNNNNNNNNNNNNNNNNNNNNNNNNNNNNNNNNNNNNNNNNNNNNNNNNNNTTTATAAAAAAACATTCGAGATTTTGAAACCCCAAACACTAGTTCCTCGGAATTTCCTCGGAATATTCCGACGGATTAATGTTTCCTCGGAATTTCGTCGGTATATTCCGAGGAAACCCAAATTTTGGGTTTCCTCGGAATTTCCTCAGAAATTCCTAGGAAAATTCCGAAGATTTCATTTTCCGTCGGAATGTCCGTCAGAATACCGTTGTTTTCTTGTAGTATACGTTTTTGGAAAGACAATTACGTAATTTTCAAATTCATATAAATGTATGCAAATCCATCATGAGCAACTCTTCGTTTATATAGGATAATTGAAGGTGGCCAAAGTTTTAATAAAAAGCCATACTAAAGTATAATACCAAGTGTTTCAAAAAGAAAAAGTATAATACCAATGGATAAAATTCAAGTACGTAAGTTCGTAGCTGATACCAATGGTTAGAGTTTAGATTCTTGGCTAAAGCCTCTTGTCCCTTGATCTCTTTGTTTAAGCTCTGTTAGTGGTAGACTGGTAGTTTGCTTCCCTGTCTTTTGGGCATAGCTTTCTTCCTTTGGTATTTGACTATGGTATTTAGCTGGTTTCGATAACAGTTTAGATAGCCATCTTTGTATTCCAAACTTGTAATCTTTTATTTGTCCTCTATAATAACACTAGATGATCAAACAAAAAAGTTCGTAGCTAATATATGATCAGTGGCATGTAACTAGTTATTTGTCATCACTGGTTGCCACATTTGTGTAATATATTATTCTCTATAGTATAATGAATGATGTATATATATTTATTGTATATAGTATACTTTTTTAGTAGTTTGTCGCTAATTGTTTGATGTAGCATGTTTTCAATTTAAAATTTTGAATTATTTACATCGTTAGTTTCGGAGGAATAACAAACGATCCTCCTTTCTTTTTTGTCATCAACTTATATAAATTTATACTGACTCTGTGAACCAAACCGGAAGATCTTGATACATGTGAACGATGAAAGACGATTGCTTCCTGACACTGCGTGCTAGGCTATCCGCCTTTGAACTTTTCGTCATTGGGATCGGAGGAAACTTTCTTTCAGGATCTTAATATCTTCCAAATAACTTGCAAAAGCTGGCCATTTTTCTGGTTCCGAAACCATCTTCACCAACTGAGAACAATTCGTTGCAAACGTGACCTGAAATTGACGTAAGTTTCTCATACATTCTATTGCCCAGAGTAGCACCTCCATCTCCGCATGAAGAGGATAAAGACTAACCCGAACATTCTTAGCCTCAATGAGCCCATCAAATCTTTCTAAAGTGCTGAGCCAACCCTGTTCGGAGAAAATATCATTCTCTTTCCAGGAACCATCTGTGAAACACGATCTTCCTGGAATTGACGGTAGAGTTGTAACCTCTACTTGTGGTACTATCCCATGTTCGTTTAATATCTGTGCATCAGCCCAGAGTATTGATTCTGTTTAAGCCAAAAATAAAGAGACCGCAAACCCAACAAATGATTGAGCTGAATTTTGCCAAACCTTCCTTGCATGCGATGGAAGAAAGTGTTCAGGCAACACTCTAAAAATGATACAATTGTCAATGCAAGACCTCTACGATTATGGCCTCCATCATGGACAACATGAAGAATAAAAAGTTTATTTGGATTTAAACATTGACTTAGAACTTTGGTCGATATGTGCTTGAACTAAATAGGCACCAACATTACATAACAAAACGAGCCAGTTTTAAAGGGTTCCCGCTCACGTCCCAAAACATGTTTCATTGCCTTTTGTTTTTAATCATTTAGGCACTGAAAAAAATTTCGTATAAATAGGATCATCATCAACTCATTCTTGATCACTTTTAAAAGATAAAAAAAAAAATTTTATTCAGAACTCACATTTGATTGAGCTTAATAGTTTGATGAATATATATATATATATATATATATGATAATACATATATATATATGATATATATATAAAAAATAGAATCTTTGTTTGACAAAGGCAAATCAGCCTGGCTAATTCTAAAACAATTTTTGTGTACAATCTTTTTACATTTATAAGTATCCATCATGTGAAACCCTCCCACATACATACCCATGCTACAAATTGAATCTGACATTTTACACTGTATTGTCCTTTCCACAAATTAACCCCCAAAAACATTTTTCTTATACTTTCAAACATTGTAAAATAGAATTACAAATAAAAAATAACCCTAAGACTTAAACTTAATTACAATACGATGTCATTGAAATAATTAATAAACTTAAATCTAAATTAATTTTTTTTCTAAACCTATTCACAACAAATTCATGATAAATATTACACTTAATGCACATTAATACTAGAAACCATAATATGTAAAGTAGAAAACCTCTTTCCATAAATTTGTGGGTATTATCATCTATTAAATAATATTTATTACATTTTTCAAAATTTTATTGTTAATGAAATCAATTAACAAGATTTAAAAAAATTAAAGGATATGCCGTATTTGAGAATAAAAACTTAATAATGAGAACATATTAAAAAAGATCTATTTTACTTGATAATTCTAAATTTGTACTTGATTAAATTTTTTAAATAACCAATTTGACTAATATATTTAATTGACGATATTGTTTTAGATATATATAACTAAAATGCTATTAGAAAATTATTTTTAAATTATGTATGATATTACATATGTTCAATTGAATTTTACCTTAAATTATTTTTCTTTAGTAAGGATTTGAAATATTAGATTTGGTAATAGCATGTACATTTAAGTATTAATATTTAAAAAATTAAAAACACCTAAGATTTTTTCTTATGAGAAAATTGTAATAGGAAAAGTTTCAAAAGAATATTCTTCAAGTTTTGTATGTAAAGAAAAACATTTAGACAAGATAACAATGTTCTAAAAAAAAGTTAATATAAAATAAAAATCCTACATATAATAAAATGTTAAAGTCAATAAGTTAAAATAAAATTAATTTGATAATAATATAAATACAAGACATGTAATTACTCATTCTAACAAATTACTCATTTTAATAAGTATAATATAAATATTTTACTAAAAATGCATGATGAATATTTATATATCGGGTTGAGAAACTAAAAATTACGACTACTTATATAACGGGTTGGAAATTTAAATATATTTATCATTTATGACCAAAAACCTATCAAAACATCTCAAATATTATTTCACATATATATTTTAGTTTATGTATGTGTAACTATTATGCACATACATAAACTAAAAATAAACTAAAATATATATATTTTAATTATTATGCGTAATGTCATAATAAAAAATACATAATACGTGAAAAAATAAATAATTATTATATTATTTATAGAAAACAAAAGTATATTTCTAAAACTTGAGAAAAGTGGTTTCTCTTTTTTATTGGTAACCCAAATGTTGTAAATAATTCTTTCCAACGCGTATCAAACCCGACCAATGAAAGACTACTAGCATTTCCTTTACCACTAGCCAGCTCGGTATCGTGTAAATAAAAATGATACCAGTTAAATAAAAATAAATATTTGCGTGATATTTGCATTTACAATTATATAAATCATTTTACTTTTACTATTAGTGGAATTGTGTAACAATAATATATGTATAATGTGATGTATTTTTGTCACCATTAATTTATTATAATTTTTATAGATTATATAATGGTGTAAAAAACTATTTAGTTACATTATGTAAAAAAAACACCCGCCCGGTCGGGCGGGTCCAACTCTAGTACATCTTGGTGATGATTGGTTCGACTATGGCATTAAAAATTTAGCTGTAGATAATTAGCTGTAGATAAATCGGTTGTAGCTGTAAAGTTGTTACTGTAGACTTTTTCTGCAGAGACTTTTGCTGTTGTTAAATTTGTTGTAGGTGTAAGCTGTAGGCTGTAGATATTTTAAAATAAAATATATGAAATATGTGTTGTATATATAAAATTATTATTTTATATCAATTAAAATAATTTATATTAATATTTTTTAATAAATTATCAAAATTTATTGTAATTTAAAATGTGATATGTAAATAATATTTATATTATTTAAATATCTTAATAATTTAAAAATACTCAAATTCAAAATTAAAATATTTATAGAAGTTTTTATTATGATTATATAATTTATTTGATATTATAGATTTTATTTTTTCATTTACAGATTCTACAGCCTATAAAAAGAAGATAAAGTGTTTTTGGCTAAAATACATAAGAAAAAATTTTGCTTTACTTTTTTTGTTGTAGCTTTAAAAATAAAGCTAAAGCATGATTGGTAAAATCTTCTAAAAACTTGATGTAGACTTTAATTTTTAAAAGTAAAGCTATAACATGATTGATAAAATTTAGCGATTTAAAAATAAATAAAGCTAAAGTAGGGAGATAAAGCCCAACCAATCACCCCAGTTGAAGTGCCATTTTGACTTAACCCTTGACTCACCTAATTATTTACAACTTGTGCCACTGAAAAAATATATCGATTCCTAGATTTTAGCATTAATTAGCCCTTTCTCATTTAAAACAATTATTTAAAACAGCTATAAAACATTCCTAATTTACTAGCAATACATAAATAAATACACTCTTCTTTTAATTTTAATAAATACTAGATTTTGATCCGTGCTTTTAATGCGTGAGTTTTTTTTTGTTTGTCAAAAATATATATTAACTACACATGTGAAATTATACATGTTATGTACTTATATTTTTCAGTATGCATTTTATATTTCTGCCAACAAATAAATAGAAAGCATATATCGATGTAATTATTTTAATTGTTTTGATTTGTATTGTAATATTATTTTATCTTTCGACCAGCACTTGCTCATTATTTTTAACTACATTATTTAAATTAGATGAAATCAATATTTTCATATTTATTTTAGACATGCGGTTTCACCGATGAATTTGGTGACTCGAATATAAGCTAGTTTAGATATAATGAAAAATGTTAATTAAAATTCTGTTAAGATTTAAAAAGTTGTTGTCAACCCGTGATATGGTTAAACTGGTAAAAAATTTAGAAAATTCCTGTAGTATTTTAAAAAATTTGAATTGACAAAAAGATAATAAATGCTAAAAGATAGGATTAGGTTGTTTTCAATGGCATTAGAATTTTTTAGAATGTTATTTAAAAGTTAAATTTATATTTGTACTTCTATTTTATAGTATAGATATTCTCTGCCTTTTGCACCACACCTTCATATACATAAAACAAACCATCTTAATCAGGGGCGAAGGCAGTCGATCAACTATGGGGGCATGTGCGCCCAGTAAAATATTGTAATTTGTATATTTATACACAAAATCTCGAAAACTTTCCGAGGTAAAATGATAAAATGCTTCATGTGCACCCACAATGTCCAAATTCGATGCTCTCTTTTGCATGTATTTTTACTTTTTATTAATGATGCACCCAGTACAAAACTAGTCTAGATTCGCCCCTGATCTTAATACCTGCAAACTTCTAAAACATTATTGTGAAGGGTTTATACAACATGATAGATTAGAAAGAATATTTGATTATTTGAATTGTGGCAAGCCGCAAGTGGCAAATAATTCATGGTTTCAAAGTTGATATAATATTTATGTCCAAAGCTGATATAATAGAATTATGGCATGACTGGTTCGAACGCAGCGGTTGCAGTTGCGGGAGTTTGTGGATGCAGGTGGTTGCGGTTTCTAGCGGTTTTAAGAGATCTGTACGACTGGTTCTGCGGTGAGAAATTGGTGCGTTTGCGGGATACTTGACTGGTTAACTACCAAATACAGGAGTGGTTAAACAATAAATTAACAATATTTACATTTTATATAATTACAAAGAATAAAAAAATCATAATATTATAATAAATATAAAAATTATATTTAGAAAGTTATAGTTTTAAATTTTTTAAAATTATAGAAAATATTTTTATTTTAAAATTTTATAATATTAATTAAAATATAATAGATATATTTTAGTATTTTAAAAAATCCAATTTAAATTTTTATTGCATATTTTTATTTTTGTATTTATATTATTTTTTAAAAAAAGAAAAAAAATTCATCTTCCTGCAACCGCCCGCAACCGCAAAAACTAGCTGGAATCAGCTTTTGAATTTGTGAGGTTTAGAGTGGTTTGAAGCGGTTTAGAGTGGTTTGAGTGGTTGTCGCAAAACACCGACAACCGCTACCAACCGCAAAAGCTACGTTTGCGGGTGGTAGCGGAAAAACCAGTCATACCCTTAATCTAAACATAATTTGAGGATCCTTTTCCATTTTCTTTAGTTTCCTTCCATTCAATCATGTGAAAACTAAACCAGATATTGACTCAGTATAATAATTGGGTCAATTCTCGAACCGGTCCAACGGAGTTTTAATATATTTAATTTATTTTTAATATGTTATATATATATATATATATAACTATATAATTAGTTTTTAACACTTTATATCATTGTTAGAATTTAAAAATAATATAAAAATATTTTAAAACTAATGTGTATAAATAAGTATTAACAAGAATATGAAGTTTTTAAATATTTTTTAATTTTGTAACTTTTTTTGAACTTAGATTTGTGAAAATTGGATTTTAATATTGAATCGGATCACGGTTTAACAAGTTTGACCAATTTTGATTGGTTTTGTCGGATTATCTCGAATCATGTTATTAACATAATTAGGAACTGGCTAAAAAGTGAGTCATTGTCCGACCGACTGATCCGGTTTACAGTTAGTTATATAGTAAATATTAAAATATATAACATTAATTATGAAAAATAAATATTTATATAAAATTTGAATAAAAACACCAGCGCTGGTCGATCACTAGTTCTTAATTAATATTGTTAAAGTTATGTATATGATATATTCATTGTTTAAACGTTGGTTAAGAATCATTCTCTCATGGTATATCTAATTTTTGTACACATATAAACATAAAATTCCTAACTTTTTGTAACGCAGAATTCTCAAAATTGCCACTTTTAATCATAAAAATATTAGCAATTACAAAAATGAAAGTTATCTTCTTCTTATACTATTAAAGCATTGGCTGGCTCTCTTAAATTAGAGCCATTGTAAGGCTGCGCTACTTGTATTATATATATATATACTAGTTGATCTCCTGCACCTTGTGCGGAATAATATATATATATCTAACAATTTTTAATTATGATATTATTTTTATTAAAAATGTTAAATTAGATATAATTTTAAATTAATATTATAAATACAAAAGTTTAATATTCATATTGGTAATCAATGTGTTAAATTATGTTTTTTTCTTTCATAATTTTATTTATGGGATGTGGATTTTGGTTAAAAACTTTTTTTTCTATAGTAACAATCAAATTACGAAACTTAGATTTGAAATTAAACACTTATCATATTTGGACTGAAAAGAGATCCAGTTGCACTGAAACGGTTATAAGCAATTACAGCCCATAAAATGTCAACAGAATAAAAATAGCCTAGAGGTGTTTAATCCGATAAAAACAAATCATTTAAAACTGAATCGATCAGAAATAGAGAAAATAGTTTGAATTTGATAGTACCGTATAAAGCGAATATATGTTATTTTTAAGAAATCGCAATATATGGATATAGTTCAGTATATTAACCATTTTCCAACCGAAAAAACCGAGGAAACCGATTAATTAAAATATTAATATACTTATATATAAATTTTATTAATATTTTCAATAAGAATCTGAGAAAATGACTATAATATTAGTCATTAAATCATAAATTAAATAAAAGATTAACATAATTATGATATTCTAGGTAGATATTGTTAATAACAATTGTTAATATATATTTATTAATTAAATGTTCTAAATATCATGATAACTATATATTAGATATATATTTAAGAAAATATAAGTATATATATCGGTAGAATAAGTTATTATTTATTAATTATCATAAATATCATGCTAAATATATATATTAACATAAAATTTTAAATAATAATAATAATTAATTAAACAAATTATTTATCCTAGAAAAGATTTCAAATAAGAAATTTACTAAAATTATGGAAAAGATGACAAGTAAACTAATGATTTATCCTAGAAAAGATGACAAAAAAATTCACTAAAATTATGGAAAAAATGACAAGTAAGCAAATTTACTCTAATATATTAAAAAATATATAAGTATATATATCAGTAGAATAATTTAATGATTATTAATTATCATAAATATCATGATAAATATATATATTAACATAAAATTTTAAATAATAATAATTAGTTAAACTAATGATTTATCCTAGAAAAGATTTCATATAAGAAAATTCACTAAAATTATGGAAAAGATGACAAGTAAACTAATGATTTATCCTAGAAAAGATGACAAGTGAAAAAATTCACTTCTCAAATAATAATATAGATATATATATATATAAGGAAAAAAAACAAAATGATATCGCGTTGCACCATAGTTCCATCGTAATCAAAATAAAATAAAGCAAATAAATCATCTACTAAAAAGCATGTAACTTTTTGCTAAATGACTATTTAAAATCAGACAAAAAATTTTTGTGTAAAAATAGTTCAACTTCCAAAAATACGAAAATCTAATAAGAGACATAAGTTTATGACTTGAACAAATCTTTTTAGAAAAATAATAAAATTTTCTAAAAGCCTAACTAGATTCAAAGGTTAAATATGATTTAGACACAGCTTTAACTATTGTCAACGCTCTCAATTCGATCATTAATAGTTCAATACTAGTACAGTGGGACGAACTGATGATATCATTTTGATTTTTATATACACCTAGCAAAAGAGCCTAAAAGGCTAAAACACATCATTTATTATATCTAAGTATGTGTAAGAGAACCTTTTTTGGTGTGAATGTTAAAGAGTAATAGAACTTGTGTCCCAAAGAAAACAAAAGGATCAACCCAAAACACTCAAAATATTGATAATGAGAGGAGACAGAGACGAAAATACAAAGTCATCGATGCTCTACAATAGTTGAAAAATAGTGGTGATGTATTGTACATTAACCTAACTATCTATATCTTGGTACCATGAAACAAACTGCTTACATATAGTGAGAATATTCTGTTACGTATGCCCAAAAAAATTCTCCAATATACAATGCTAAGAAAGAAAAAGGGTTCACGAGTTTGAAAATCCCAAAGAATAATTAAAAATATTTATTTATTCTTTTTTTGTCAAAAAAATTTAAAGTTCAAAAATTAGAAGAGAGAGACATATGAAGTGTGGGAGGATAATGATATTGTAAACACTCAAGCTGGCTGTTCATAGAGAGATGCGTGGCCATCGTTATCTAATAAATACACTACACTCCTAACTATCTGCAACTTCATTATCAGTAACTATTTGAAATACTAACATTTCTGTCACATTAAATATTCTTCACCACCTTCTTCATTCGATTCCCAATGTAAGAGAGAGAGAGAGAGAGAGAGAGAGAGAGAGAGACTTGCACAAATACAAAAACCATTCTTTGCTCAGGCAGAGTTCTTGATTCTTTTGTAAACTTTTATCTGACAGTCACTTTTCACTGTGTTGAAGAGGTGAAATAAGGTTAAAGCTTTGAAGGTTGTAGTAAGCTTTTTCTTTACTGCAAATGGGACGAAACTGCGGCCAAGGAGGTGGAGCAATCTTTTCCACTAAGTCAAAGAGAAAAGCAAATGGATGCATGGCTGCTTTTTATCACTTGTTTGATTTCCAACATCTCTACTTCCCTTCTCATCATAATCTCACCATTGATTCTCCTTCCAGGTCAAAAGGTATTTGCTCCTTCTCTCTCAAAACATAAGTTCACTTGGGAGATGATTAGAGCAGAAGATACTAAAGATAGTAGTTGTTTTTGTTGTGAAATTTGTAGGCTTGAAGTTAATAGAAGAGTCTCCACTATCAACAGTCTACAAGGACAAACAAAGTTTGAACATTCCTGTAAGTCAAACATTTTGGAAAAATGGATTTAACTTTACTAATTAGTCTTTATTGCGCTAATGTATCTAATAAGGACCTTGAAAATTACAGGTAAGCATGCGAGTGAGAACAGAGACAGGGACAAGGAGTTCAAGACTCATTGCGAGTGATACTTCCACCACTTCTTCATCTGAAATGTGCAACTCACCAGGCAGCAAAACACCAAGCTTGGTGGCTAGACTAATGGGTCTTGATCTTCTTCCTGAGAAAACAGACCTTAACAAGCCACTCCCAAGTCTTCAGACAATGGCCCATCATGGAACAAGTCGTCTCACAAGCCATAGACTTTCCAAGAAAGGCACACGCTTAGGTGGGACCAGATCTTTACCGGAGAGTCCCAGAGTCTCCTCTGCTCGGAAATCTGATTTCGACATCCATCGCCTCTCTCTCCAGCTGAACAAGCGTGAAGAGTTTGGCTGTTCAAGGCTGAAACAGCAAGATCAAGAGGAGATTCAGAGTCCAAGGCAGATTCTGAAACAAATCAAAGAGAGAGTCGTCACCAGAAGAGTCGTGGGTATGGATATTACAAACTCGGTGAAGAACAAAGAAGCAAGACCATTACAAGACATTAACGAGCTTAGAAGAGACACATCAATTTCTTGCTCACCAAGAACCAGGTTTTCAAATAAAGAAAACAAACCAAGCACCTCATCTTCTTTCAGACCGGAACAAACCACACATAAGCCGAAGCCGGAGCCAAAGACAACGAAGGTGATCCTTGTTCCCGTGTCAAAACCCTCTGGAGAGAAACAGAGCAAGAACAGAGTAACACAGAAGGGAAAGAGTGAGACAAGGTTCACTCAACGTCCCTTAAAACCTTCTCAGACACCAGATACTCGAAACAAGGCTTTCTTGTCTGAATCTACAACAGGCTCTAAAGCTACCAATCCCTTACACAAGAAGAAGTTCAAGAAAATAGTAAAGTCAAGTGATGTTGACAACAACATTTTTGTCACAAAACCTCCTCAGAAACACGTACATCGTGTACCTTCTCAAGATATAAACGAAGAAGCTGGAATAAAAGCGAATGAAACTGAGGAGATTGGTCCAGAAGCTGCAGCGAGGAACTATCATGGATGGGAGGAAAAAGGCAAGCTCTGTTCCGTCGTTGCGAGTTATAGCAATAAGCGTTGTTGGAATATCCGAGAGATTGCTGCAGTGGATATTGATAGTCTTCTAGAGATAGAGAAGCTCGAAGAAGAAGGAGAAGAGATCGTCGCAGAGTTTGAGCGGGATATTGTTGAAGCGCTCGTGCGAGAAACGGTGTCTGAATTGAATATTCAGCGGAGACGAAGCTAAACGACATCGGAGAAAAGACTTTAGTTATTCGGTGGTTTAAATGTATGGGCTTATAAGGATTATCTGTTTCTTATATGATTTGCGAGTAACTAGTGCATCTCCCACCCACTCTATTGTTCAGTAAAAATATTCTAGTACTATTTTATTTTCACTTTGTGATAGAGTAAAAATAGATTTACACTATAAATAGAGTAATTAATCCATTTATTTTCTGTTTATCGTTCTAGTTTTCACTCTAAAATAGAATATCATTGGAGTAGAATCCAACACTATTAAGAATTACTCTATTTTGGAAAAATAGAACGAATCATTAGAGATGGTCTTAAGTGGTGTTATTCAATCAACACAATTTATTGTTATTCGAATGATGATATAAATTTTATTTTAAAATCTAGTGTTATTGAATGAATAATTTTAATAAAGTTGTAAGTCGTGACATGCAAAAGAACATGGCCAATATCCCAAATCAAAACGAATATTAATTTCTTAGGCGATATTTGAAATAATGTAACATATTTGGTACTTAACGGGTTTGTTTATATTGATCAGAATCACTGAATTCAAATTATCAGTTGGTTAGATAAGTGACCACTGGAAGCGGATACAGAGTTTCCTAAAATAGCTCTGAGGGTGATTCTGTAGGAGATTTTAGGGTTTTGAGATTTTTCAAGGTGTGACGGTCATAAGGCTTGCTCTATGGGGGCGCCGGTACCGGAGGGCTCACCTCTGAAGGTCGCAGATGAGGCTACAAGTCAGGCTTATGCAGTTTGGTAAAAAGTCATTTGTAAAAGCGGTTCAACAGAAACATGTTCTGATGAGGCACGACGTTAAAGTTGAAGATGTAGACGGTACTCAGACGGTAGAGATACCTGATGATCTTCTCGTCAATACAGTCCCCGGGGAGGATTTTCTTGAAGGAACGTTCCTGGATCCTGCTCCTCACGTGGCTAAGATCCATATTCTTGTTAACAAGATATGGCCTCTAGGAAATAAAAATGTTAAGATCGATGTGTATGCCGTGAACGAAAGAACGGTGAAGTTCAGGATTTGTGATCAACAAACTAGGATCCGTGTCCTGCGGCGTGGAGTGTGGAATATTGCGAGCATCCCGATGATACTCTCTAAATGGGTTCCACTGACAGAAAAAGAGAATGAAGAAACTGAGGTGAAGATTGTACCCATGTGGGTTACAATGAAAAACGTTCCATATAGCATGTACTCTTGGAAGGGACTTGGCTTTATTGCCAGCTCTATCGGGAAACCGGTGAGATTGCATCCAGAAACAGAGTTATGTTCAAACTTCGAGGAGGCCAAGGTGTTTGTGAATGCGAACATGACAAAACCCCTGCCGTCTGGTTATCGGTTCTGTTCCAA
It encodes:
- the LOC106316087 gene encoding uncharacterized protein LOC106316087; this translates as MGRNCGQGGGAIFSTKSKRKANGCMAAFYHLFDFQHLYFPSHHNLTIDSPSRSKGLKLIEESPLSTVYKDKQSLNIPVSMRVRTETGTRSSRLIASDTSTTSSSEMCNSPGSKTPSLVARLMGLDLLPEKTDLNKPLPSLQTMAHHGTSRLTSHRLSKKGTRLGGTRSLPESPRVSSARKSDFDIHRLSLQLNKREEFGCSRLKQQDQEEIQSPRQILKQIKERVVTRRVVGMDITNSVKNKEARPLQDINELRRDTSISCSPRTRFSNKENKPSTSSSFRPEQTTHKPKPEPKTTKVILVPVSKPSGEKQSKNRVTQKGKSETRFTQRPLKPSQTPDTRNKAFLSESTTGSKATNPLHKKKFKKIVKSSDVDNNIFVTKPPQKHVHRVPSQDINEEAGIKANETEEIGPEAAARNYHGWEEKGKLCSVVASYSNKRCWNIREIAAVDIDSLLEIEKLEEEGEEIVAEFERDIVEALVRETVSELNIQRRRS